The following proteins come from a genomic window of Solwaraspora sp. WMMA2065:
- the yidC gene encoding membrane protein insertase YidC: MSLDWIYWAISWILLFWHSAWDRIGVPSTEVLGTNWSWILAIIFLVVTVRVILFPVFVKQIKSQRAMQALQPKVKELQEKHKGDRETLQKEMMELYRKEKANPLMGCLPMFLQIPVFLGLFHILRRLNPEQTRNVDLYGWTADQFYEASRASLFTAPIAGRFGSTADELAAMGASGTTVKVIAGILVIVMIVTTYLTSRQMILKTGWAEDPQQKMIQRLMLYGIPASLLISGAIFPIGVIIYWVVNNLVTLGQQQWVLRKFPPPPMPAGKGKPATKSTSTSTSKSTGRPAAKSGAGQPRKPGTTDAKPKSAGVFARRGNGAEAAATEPAPVREGLKPKPGAKPVNPKKRRPAKRPG; encoded by the coding sequence TTGAGTCTCGACTGGATCTACTGGGCCATCTCGTGGATCCTGCTGTTCTGGCACTCGGCCTGGGACCGGATCGGTGTTCCGTCGACCGAGGTGCTCGGTACCAACTGGTCGTGGATCCTGGCCATCATCTTCCTGGTGGTCACGGTCCGGGTGATCCTCTTCCCGGTCTTCGTCAAGCAGATCAAGTCACAGCGGGCCATGCAGGCGCTGCAGCCGAAGGTCAAGGAGCTGCAGGAGAAGCACAAGGGTGACCGGGAGACGCTCCAGAAGGAAATGATGGAGCTGTACCGGAAGGAGAAGGCCAACCCGCTGATGGGTTGCCTTCCGATGTTCCTGCAGATCCCGGTCTTCCTCGGCCTGTTCCACATCCTGCGCCGGCTCAACCCGGAGCAGACCCGCAACGTCGACCTGTACGGCTGGACCGCGGACCAGTTCTACGAGGCCTCTCGGGCCAGTCTGTTCACCGCGCCGATCGCCGGGCGGTTCGGTTCGACGGCCGACGAGCTGGCGGCGATGGGCGCCAGCGGCACCACGGTCAAGGTGATCGCCGGGATCTTGGTGATCGTCATGATCGTGACGACCTACCTGACCAGCCGACAGATGATCCTCAAGACCGGCTGGGCGGAGGACCCGCAGCAGAAGATGATCCAGCGGCTGATGCTCTACGGCATCCCGGCCTCGCTGCTCATCTCCGGCGCGATCTTCCCGATCGGCGTCATCATCTACTGGGTGGTGAACAACCTGGTCACCCTCGGCCAGCAGCAGTGGGTGCTGCGCAAGTTCCCGCCGCCGCCGATGCCGGCCGGCAAGGGGAAGCCCGCTACGAAGTCGACCTCGACCTCGACGTCGAAATCGACCGGACGGCCGGCGGCGAAGTCCGGTGCCGGCCAGCCACGCAAGCCCGGCACGACCGACGCCAAGCCCAAGTCGGCCGGTGTGTTCGCCCGACGCGGCAACGGTGCCGAGGCCGCCGCCACGGAGCCGGCCCCGGTCCGCGAGGGTCTCAAGCCCAAGCCTGGTGCCAAGCCGGTCAACCCGAAGAAGCGGCGGCCGGCGAAGCGTCCGGGTTGA
- the dnaA gene encoding chromosomal replication initiator protein DnaA, translating into MAETIDLGAVWLATTDELADEIVSAQQRAYLRLTRLRAIVEDTALLSVPDAFTRDVIESRLRPAITEALSRRLGRPIQVAVTVRPPEDGQGRPVGTVYGTATVETRLHHPDEPDPRLGPPPPGPDHRDTDNHHWDREGIAGPEVPEPISGRPDSPDGPHPPEHRVGVSDALDGATSRLPVVPAARTGDQGSLFDDDYTAGAPGPQRLDHDLEPPAQHRVARPPTDYRPPDQRYGGVGDGLPTSPPDSGPGRGGLDHRGTGRDDRRLTGPGVDTGGNRLNPKYMFETFVIGSSNRFAHAASVAVAESPAKAYNPLFIYGSSGLGKTHLLHAIGHYATTLGHARSVRYVSTEEFTNDFINSLRDDKTSAFQRRYRDVDILLIDDIQFLENRERTQEEFFHTFNTLHNANKQIVITSDRSPKQLATLEDRLRTRFEWGLLADIQPPDLETRIAILQKKAAQERLYAPPDVLEFIASRIANSIRELEGALIRVTAFASLTRSPVELSLAEEVLRDFIPDGAGPEITADQIMVATADYFGVSLEDLRGHSRSRVLVNARQVAMYLCRELTDLSLPRIGQAFGGRDHTTVMHADRKIRQQMAERRSLYNQIAELTNRIKQIA; encoded by the coding sequence GTGGCCGAGACGATAGACCTCGGCGCGGTCTGGTTGGCGACCACGGACGAGCTGGCGGACGAGATCGTCTCCGCCCAGCAGCGGGCCTATCTGCGGCTGACCCGGCTGCGCGCCATCGTCGAGGACACCGCGCTGTTGTCCGTACCCGACGCGTTCACCCGCGACGTCATCGAATCGCGACTGCGTCCGGCGATCACCGAGGCACTGTCGCGGCGGCTCGGTAGGCCGATCCAGGTGGCGGTCACCGTCCGTCCGCCGGAGGACGGCCAGGGTCGACCGGTCGGCACGGTGTACGGCACCGCGACCGTCGAGACCCGGCTGCACCACCCGGACGAGCCCGACCCACGGCTGGGCCCGCCTCCGCCCGGACCGGACCACCGCGACACCGACAACCACCACTGGGACCGCGAGGGCATCGCCGGGCCCGAGGTGCCGGAGCCGATCAGCGGCCGGCCTGACTCGCCGGACGGACCCCATCCGCCGGAGCACCGTGTCGGCGTATCCGATGCACTGGATGGCGCGACCAGCCGGCTGCCGGTGGTGCCGGCGGCCCGGACCGGCGACCAGGGCTCGCTGTTCGACGACGACTACACCGCCGGAGCGCCGGGTCCGCAACGGCTCGACCACGACCTCGAACCGCCGGCGCAGCACCGCGTGGCCCGCCCGCCGACGGACTACCGCCCGCCGGACCAACGGTACGGCGGCGTCGGCGACGGCCTGCCGACCAGCCCGCCCGACAGCGGACCGGGGCGAGGCGGATTGGACCACCGCGGCACCGGCCGGGACGACCGCCGGCTGACCGGACCGGGGGTGGACACCGGCGGAAACCGGCTCAACCCGAAGTACATGTTCGAGACGTTCGTCATCGGCTCCTCGAACCGGTTCGCGCACGCCGCGTCGGTGGCGGTGGCCGAGTCACCGGCGAAGGCGTACAACCCACTGTTCATCTACGGCAGCTCCGGCTTGGGCAAGACCCACCTGCTGCACGCCATCGGTCACTACGCCACCACCCTCGGACACGCCCGGTCGGTGCGGTACGTGTCGACCGAGGAGTTCACCAACGACTTCATCAACTCGCTGCGTGACGACAAGACCAGCGCCTTCCAGCGCCGCTACCGTGACGTCGACATCCTCCTGATCGACGACATCCAGTTCCTGGAGAACCGGGAGCGGACCCAGGAGGAGTTCTTCCACACCTTCAACACACTGCACAACGCGAACAAGCAGATCGTGATCACCTCGGACCGGTCACCCAAGCAGCTGGCCACCCTCGAGGACCGGCTGCGGACCCGCTTCGAGTGGGGGTTGCTCGCCGACATCCAGCCGCCCGACCTGGAGACCCGGATCGCCATCCTGCAGAAGAAGGCGGCTCAGGAGCGCCTGTACGCGCCCCCGGACGTGCTGGAGTTCATCGCCTCCCGGATCGCCAACTCGATCCGGGAGCTGGAGGGCGCGTTGATCCGGGTCACCGCGTTCGCCAGTCTCACCCGGTCGCCGGTCGAGCTGAGCCTGGCCGAGGAGGTCCTGCGGGATTTCATCCCGGACGGCGCCGGCCCGGAGATCACCGCCGACCAGATCATGGTCGCCACTGCCGACTACTTCGGGGTCAGCCTGGAGGACCTGCGCGGTCACTCGCGTTCCCGAGTGCTGGTCAACGCCCGCCAGGTCGCCATGTACCTGTGTCGCGAGCTGACCGACCTGTCGCTGCCCCGGATCGGACAGGCATTCGGTGGCCGGGACCACACCACGGTGATGCACGCCGACCGCAAGATCCGGCAGCAGATGGCGGAACGCAGGTCCCTCTACAACCAGATCGCCGAGCTGACCAACCGGATCAAGCAGATCGCCTGA
- the gnd gene encoding phosphogluconate dehydrogenase (NAD(+)-dependent, decarboxylating) yields the protein MQLGIIGLGRMGGNMRDRLRDAGHQAYGYDRDPAVSDVASLAELVDRLAAPRAVWMMVPAQVTSSVVDELCGLLSPGDLVIDGGNSRFSDDGPRAARLAEHGVGYLDVGVSGGVWGRQAGYGLMVGGDAEHVQRMMPIFEALKPPAEHGFVHAGPVGAGHYAKMVHNGVEYALMHAYAEGYELMLQSELITDVPGVIKSWRDGTVVRSWLLDLLDAALDEDPQLAALRGYAEDTGEGRWTVDEAIRLGVPMNVIAASLFARFTSRQDDSPAMKAVAALRNQFGGHAVQSSP from the coding sequence GTGCAGTTGGGCATCATCGGTCTGGGCCGGATGGGCGGCAACATGCGGGACCGGCTACGTGACGCCGGTCACCAGGCGTACGGCTATGACCGGGACCCGGCGGTCAGCGACGTGGCCAGCCTCGCCGAGCTGGTCGACCGGCTCGCCGCTCCGCGGGCCGTCTGGATGATGGTCCCGGCCCAGGTGACGTCGTCGGTCGTCGATGAGCTGTGCGGCCTGCTCTCCCCCGGGGATCTGGTGATCGACGGCGGCAACTCCCGGTTCAGCGACGACGGGCCGCGTGCGGCCCGGCTGGCCGAGCACGGCGTCGGCTACCTCGACGTCGGGGTGTCCGGCGGGGTGTGGGGCCGGCAGGCGGGGTACGGGCTGATGGTCGGCGGCGACGCCGAGCACGTACAGCGGATGATGCCGATCTTCGAGGCGCTCAAGCCGCCGGCGGAGCACGGCTTCGTGCACGCCGGCCCGGTCGGTGCCGGACACTACGCGAAGATGGTGCACAACGGTGTGGAGTACGCGTTGATGCACGCCTACGCCGAGGGCTACGAGCTGATGCTGCAGAGCGAGCTGATCACCGACGTCCCCGGAGTGATCAAGTCCTGGCGCGACGGCACGGTGGTCCGGTCCTGGCTGCTGGATCTGCTGGACGCCGCGCTCGACGAGGACCCGCAGCTGGCGGCGCTGCGCGGGTACGCCGAGGACACCGGCGAAGGGCGCTGGACGGTCGACGAGGCGATCCGGCTCGGGGTGCCGATGAACGTGATCGCGGCCTCACTGTTCGCCCGGTTCACCTCGCGGCAGGACGACTCCCCGGCGATGAAGGCGGTCGCCGCCCTGCGCAACCAGTTCGGCGGGCACGCCGTGCAGTCCAGCCCCTGA
- the dnaN gene encoding DNA polymerase III subunit beta — translation MKFRVERDALADAVAWTAKSLPNRPSVPVLAGAMLRVTDGSLQVSGFDYEVSSQVTVDVQGDADGSALVSGRLLAEITKSLPAKPVDIAAVGAHLELVCGSARFTLPTMPVEDYPTLPEMPASAGRVDAPTFAAAVAQVAVAAGRDETLPMMTGVRVELEGSRLAMLATDRYRLAIREIDWQPDDPEISLHALVPARTLADTAKTLGPIGGEVTIALAHGGAGEGMIGFAGGTRRTTSRLLDGANYPPVRSLFPSSHNAEARVGVSTLVEVVRRVALVAERTTPVLLSFSADGLVVEAGNTEEARASEAMEAAFTGEPLTIGFNPQYLIDGLQNLGSATAVFTFVDAFKPAVISPAGEDDQIIPGYRYLIMPIRVTR, via the coding sequence ATGAAGTTCCGGGTGGAGCGCGATGCGCTCGCCGACGCGGTGGCCTGGACGGCCAAGAGCCTGCCGAACCGGCCGTCGGTGCCGGTGCTGGCCGGCGCGATGCTCCGGGTCACCGACGGTTCCCTGCAGGTCTCGGGGTTCGACTACGAGGTTTCCAGCCAGGTGACCGTCGACGTGCAGGGCGATGCCGACGGCTCGGCCCTGGTCTCCGGTCGGCTGCTCGCCGAGATCACCAAGTCGCTCCCGGCCAAGCCGGTCGACATCGCGGCGGTCGGTGCGCATCTGGAGCTGGTCTGCGGCAGCGCCCGGTTCACCCTGCCGACCATGCCGGTGGAGGACTATCCGACCCTGCCCGAGATGCCGGCCAGCGCCGGTCGGGTCGACGCCCCGACGTTCGCCGCCGCGGTCGCCCAGGTCGCGGTGGCCGCTGGCCGCGACGAGACGCTGCCGATGATGACCGGGGTCCGGGTCGAGCTGGAGGGCAGCCGGCTCGCCATGCTCGCCACCGACCGGTACCGGCTGGCCATCCGGGAGATTGACTGGCAGCCGGACGATCCGGAGATCAGCCTGCACGCACTGGTGCCCGCCCGTACCCTGGCCGACACGGCCAAGACGCTCGGTCCGATCGGCGGCGAGGTCACCATCGCGTTGGCGCACGGTGGGGCCGGGGAAGGCATGATCGGATTCGCCGGCGGCACCCGCCGGACCACCAGCCGGCTGCTGGACGGTGCCAACTATCCGCCGGTCCGGTCGCTCTTCCCGAGCAGCCACAACGCCGAGGCCCGGGTGGGTGTGAGCACTCTCGTCGAGGTGGTACGCCGGGTCGCCCTGGTAGCCGAACGCACCACCCCGGTACTGCTCAGTTTCAGCGCGGACGGGCTCGTGGTGGAGGCCGGCAACACCGAGGAGGCGCGGGCCAGCGAGGCGATGGAGGCCGCGTTCACCGGCGAGCCGCTGACCATCGGGTTCAACCCGCAGTACCTGATCGACGGTCTGCAGAACCTCGGCTCCGCCACGGCGGTGTTCACCTTCGTCGACGCGTTCAAGCCGGCGGTGATCTCGCCGGCCGGCGAGGACGATCAGATCATCCCCGGCTACCGCTATCTGATCATGCCGATCCGGGTAACCCGGTAG
- a CDS encoding R3H domain-containing nucleic acid-binding protein, translated as MTDTSLPSADPSVDEEVVPARAADSADDRTGDADDAGTDEADEDAAGKDASAPASAATDNDLFQQSEIAADYVEGLLDILDYDGDIDELVSGGRPVVEVVGGQLSALVGQRGATLEALQELTRLAVFRQTGSPSRLLLDVGGYRNNRRKELAAVAKNAVEKVKEYGEPVRLEPMSAFERKCVHDVVNALDGVLSESEGVEPTRRIVVRPAD; from the coding sequence GTGACCGATACCAGCCTGCCCAGTGCCGACCCGTCTGTCGACGAGGAGGTTGTCCCAGCCCGGGCCGCCGACAGCGCCGACGACCGTACCGGTGACGCCGACGACGCGGGCACCGACGAGGCTGACGAGGACGCGGCCGGCAAGGACGCGTCAGCGCCCGCTTCCGCCGCCACCGACAACGACCTGTTCCAGCAGAGCGAGATCGCCGCCGACTACGTCGAGGGACTGCTGGACATCCTCGACTACGACGGCGACATCGACGAGCTGGTCTCCGGCGGCCGTCCCGTGGTGGAGGTGGTCGGCGGGCAGCTGAGTGCCCTGGTCGGGCAGCGGGGTGCGACCCTGGAGGCGCTCCAGGAGCTGACCAGACTCGCGGTCTTCCGGCAGACCGGATCGCCGAGCCGGCTGCTGTTGGACGTCGGCGGCTACCGGAACAACCGGCGCAAGGAGTTGGCCGCTGTGGCGAAGAACGCGGTGGAGAAGGTCAAGGAGTACGGCGAGCCGGTGCGGCTGGAACCGATGTCCGCCTTCGAGCGCAAGTGCGTACACGACGTGGTGAACGCGCTCGACGGCGTGCTGAGCGAATCCGAGGGTGTCGAGCCGACCCGGCGCATCGTCGTCCGTCCGGCCGACTGA
- the rpmH gene encoding 50S ribosomal protein L34, whose protein sequence is MSKRTFQPNNRRRAKTHGFRLRMRTRAGRAILSTRRAKGRARLSA, encoded by the coding sequence GTGAGCAAGCGCACCTTCCAGCCGAACAACCGCCGGCGCGCCAAGACCCACGGCTTCCGGCTGCGGATGCGTACGCGTGCCGGCCGTGCCATCCTCTCCACCCGCCGCGCCAAGGGCCGCGCCCGCCTGTCCGCCTGA
- the rsmG gene encoding 16S rRNA (guanine(527)-N(7))-methyltransferase RsmG — MTDLPEQTDRAATGPDGNPSGPVPSGAATPGPPPDSAREVFGAEQLRLAVRYAGLLASEGLLRGLIGPREVPRLWERHLLNCAVVGELVPDGATVLDVGSGAGLPGLVLAVARPDLTVILVEPLARRTAFLAEAVSLLGLTDRVEVLRGRAEELRRDFPDGAAPVVTARAVAPLDRLAGWCLPLVEPGGRLLAMKGDSAGAEITEHRAAVIRSGGGDPVLRRCGERWLDPPTTVVEIERTGPVPGAGGRRRSERVDRGRPRSTRRTRG, encoded by the coding sequence ATGACTGATCTGCCCGAGCAGACTGATCGGGCGGCCACCGGCCCGGACGGGAACCCGTCCGGGCCGGTTCCGTCGGGAGCGGCCACGCCGGGGCCACCCCCCGATTCCGCCCGCGAGGTCTTCGGTGCCGAGCAGCTGCGGCTCGCGGTCCGGTACGCCGGCCTGCTGGCCTCGGAAGGACTGCTCCGTGGACTCATCGGGCCGCGCGAAGTGCCCCGGCTCTGGGAGCGGCACCTGCTGAACTGCGCCGTCGTCGGTGAACTCGTCCCGGACGGAGCGACGGTGCTGGACGTCGGCTCCGGGGCCGGTCTACCCGGGCTGGTCCTGGCCGTCGCGCGGCCGGACCTCACCGTCATCCTGGTCGAGCCGCTGGCCCGGCGCACCGCCTTTCTCGCCGAGGCGGTATCGCTCCTTGGTCTCACCGACCGGGTCGAGGTGCTGCGTGGCCGGGCCGAGGAACTCCGCCGGGATTTTCCCGACGGGGCGGCGCCGGTGGTCACCGCTCGAGCGGTGGCCCCACTCGACCGGTTGGCCGGCTGGTGTCTACCACTGGTCGAGCCCGGTGGGCGGCTGCTCGCCATGAAGGGCGACTCGGCCGGGGCGGAGATCACCGAACACCGGGCGGCGGTGATCAGGTCTGGTGGCGGTGATCCGGTGCTGCGTCGCTGCGGCGAACGATGGCTGGACCCGCCGACCACCGTGGTGGAGATTGAGCGGACCGGTCCGGTGCCCGGGGCGGGTGGCCGACGCCGCTCGGAGCGCGTCGACCGGGGACGGCCGCGGTCGACGCGGCGAACCCGGGGATGA
- the yidD gene encoding membrane protein insertion efficiency factor YidD, with protein sequence MTAPDDLPPPATPGGRLLTGAIVAYRRWISPALPARCRFHPSCSAYAQEAIARRGAPRGVLLAGWRLLRCHPFHPGGYDPVPMPGGRRADATGAPN encoded by the coding sequence ATGACCGCTCCCGACGACCTACCTCCCCCCGCGACACCGGGTGGCCGCCTGCTGACAGGTGCGATCGTCGCGTACCGTCGTTGGATAAGCCCGGCTCTGCCGGCCCGCTGTCGGTTCCACCCGTCGTGCAGCGCGTACGCCCAGGAGGCGATCGCCCGGCGCGGAGCACCTCGGGGGGTGCTGTTGGCGGGTTGGCGCCTGCTGCGCTGTCATCCCTTCCACCCCGGTGGATATGACCCGGTACCGATGCCGGGCGGCCGCCGTGCCGATGCGACTGGAGCCCCGAATTGA
- a CDS encoding D-alanine--D-alanine ligase has product MSPALDPTATASSSSSAAPDLRVLVLAGGLSYERDVSLKSGRRVLDALRSVGVEAEMRDADVSLIPALRSDPPDAVVIALHGATGEDGSLRGVLDLCGVPYIGCDARAARLAWDKPSAKAVLREAGIPTPDWVALPHDRFSELGAVAVLERIVERLGLPLMVKPAQGGSGLGAAVVREVAELSAAMVGCFAYDSTALVERYVTGMDVAVSVVDRGDSPEALPAVEIVPRNGVYDYAARYTAGLTTWHAPARLAEPAAERVAATAVAAHRALGLRDLSRVDMIVDADGRPHVLEVNVSPGMTETSLLPLAVQAGGLDLGELLATLVVRAAARPYDPAN; this is encoded by the coding sequence CGCTGGACCCCACCGCAACCGCATCCTCGTCGTCGTCCGCCGCCCCGGATCTGCGCGTGCTCGTGCTCGCCGGCGGGTTGTCGTACGAGCGGGACGTCTCGCTGAAGTCCGGTCGCCGGGTGCTGGACGCGCTCCGCTCGGTCGGCGTCGAGGCTGAGATGCGCGACGCCGACGTCTCGCTGATTCCAGCGCTGCGCTCCGACCCGCCGGACGCGGTGGTCATCGCGCTGCACGGGGCGACCGGTGAGGACGGCTCGCTGCGCGGCGTACTGGATCTCTGCGGCGTGCCGTACATCGGCTGCGACGCCCGCGCCGCCCGCCTGGCCTGGGACAAGCCGTCGGCCAAGGCGGTGCTGCGCGAGGCAGGCATCCCGACCCCGGACTGGGTCGCGCTGCCCCACGACCGGTTCTCAGAGCTGGGTGCGGTCGCCGTGCTGGAGCGGATCGTCGAACGGCTCGGCCTGCCGCTGATGGTCAAGCCGGCGCAGGGCGGCTCCGGGCTGGGCGCGGCAGTGGTACGCGAGGTGGCAGAGCTCTCCGCGGCGATGGTCGGCTGCTTCGCGTACGACTCGACGGCACTGGTGGAGCGCTACGTCACCGGGATGGACGTCGCCGTGTCGGTCGTCGACCGGGGCGACAGCCCGGAGGCGCTACCGGCAGTCGAGATCGTGCCGCGCAACGGTGTCTACGACTACGCTGCCCGCTACACCGCCGGACTGACGACCTGGCACGCGCCGGCCCGGTTGGCCGAGCCGGCCGCCGAGCGGGTGGCGGCGACTGCCGTCGCCGCTCACCGGGCACTTGGGCTCCGGGACCTCTCCCGCGTCGACATGATCGTCGACGCCGATGGCCGGCCGCACGTCCTGGAGGTCAACGTCTCACCCGGAATGACCGAGACCTCGCTGTTGCCACTGGCAGTCCAGGCCGGCGGGCTGGACCTCGGCGAACTGCTCGCCACCCTGGTGGTCCGGGCTGCGGCGAGACCGTACGACCCGGCGAACTGA
- a CDS encoding AAA family ATPase, whose product MVSRETAYHPGWPEGGTAPVSGVPQPPTTGAPARSGVPLVVDTSVGTAPPSPEQPAPKPTAPAVDEPYVSRETPNREEDDPPLAMEALRAVQILNPSGEVTMPRPDRTRVMCVANQKGGVGKTTTTVNLAVALALHGNRVMVVDLDPQGNASTGLNVPHHAGVPDVYDCLIDNVPLTEVAQPVEGIPDLWCVPATIDLAGAEIELVSVVARESRLSRAITAYPVELDYVFIDCPPSLGLLTVNALVAAQEVLIPIQCEYYALEGLNQLINNINLVRQHLNPTLDVSTILLTMYDRRTRLADAVEQDVRNHFGDKVLQSVIPRNVRVSEAPSYGQSVMTYDPGSRGATSYFEAAQEIAERGVARLSRNV is encoded by the coding sequence ATGGTTTCACGTGAAACGGCGTACCACCCGGGTTGGCCGGAGGGAGGGACGGCGCCGGTCAGTGGGGTGCCCCAGCCGCCCACGACGGGTGCCCCGGCCCGGTCCGGCGTGCCGCTCGTCGTGGACACGTCGGTGGGTACCGCACCCCCGTCGCCGGAGCAGCCGGCACCCAAACCGACCGCCCCGGCCGTCGACGAGCCGTACGTTTCACGTGAAACACCGAATCGGGAAGAGGATGATCCCCCCTTGGCAATGGAGGCTTTGCGCGCCGTGCAGATTCTGAACCCAAGCGGCGAGGTGACCATGCCCCGGCCGGACCGGACCCGGGTAATGTGCGTGGCCAACCAGAAGGGGGGCGTCGGTAAGACGACCACCACGGTGAACCTCGCGGTAGCGCTGGCGCTGCACGGGAACCGGGTGATGGTCGTCGACCTTGACCCCCAGGGGAACGCCTCGACGGGACTCAACGTCCCGCACCACGCAGGCGTACCGGACGTCTACGACTGCCTGATCGACAACGTGCCGCTGACCGAGGTGGCGCAGCCGGTCGAGGGGATACCCGACCTCTGGTGCGTTCCCGCGACGATCGATCTGGCCGGGGCCGAGATCGAGCTGGTCTCCGTCGTGGCCCGGGAATCGCGGCTGTCGCGGGCCATCACGGCGTACCCGGTCGAGCTGGACTACGTGTTCATTGACTGCCCACCGTCGTTGGGTCTGCTGACGGTCAACGCGCTGGTCGCCGCACAGGAGGTGCTGATCCCGATCCAGTGCGAGTACTACGCGCTGGAAGGACTCAACCAGTTGATCAACAACATCAACCTGGTCCGGCAGCATCTCAACCCGACCCTGGACGTCTCCACCATCCTGCTCACCATGTACGACCGCCGGACCCGGCTGGCCGACGCCGTCGAGCAGGACGTGCGGAACCACTTCGGGGACAAGGTGCTCCAGTCGGTCATCCCCCGCAACGTCCGGGTTTCGGAGGCACCGAGCTACGGCCAGTCGGTGATGACCTACGATCCCGGATCGCGGGGTGCGACAAGCTACTTCGAGGCGGCCCAGGAAATCGCCGAGCGCGGTGTCGCTCGGCTCAGTCGCAATGTCTGA
- a CDS encoding ParB/RepB/Spo0J family partition protein: MKNRPKGGLGRGLGALIPTTAPVQSGVTLPETAPDPVTPSPATAAVSGSVGTAAAVATEPALAPPADLSPVPGARFAELPVAAIVPNPKQPRQVFDDEALEELKVSIEQVGFLQPIVVRQLDDGEQYELVMGERRWRAAQAIGRESIPAIVRDTRNDAMLRDALLENIHRANLNPLEEAAAYQQLLDEFGATHEELAKRIGRSRPQISNTIRLLNLPAQVQRRVAAGVLSAGHARALLSLDDSDAQDALALRIVAEGLSVRATEELVALAGSEDPAKRTASPQRRPKAHAPALTDLADRLSDRFDTRVKVDIGRSKGKITIEFATVDDLERIVGIIGVGNGDDAAGAVD, encoded by the coding sequence ATGAAGAACCGTCCGAAGGGCGGGCTCGGGCGCGGGCTCGGTGCCCTCATCCCCACCACCGCTCCGGTTCAGTCCGGTGTCACACTGCCGGAGACGGCCCCGGACCCGGTGACTCCGTCCCCGGCCACCGCGGCCGTCTCCGGCAGTGTCGGAACCGCTGCCGCCGTCGCGACCGAACCGGCTCTGGCGCCGCCCGCCGACCTGTCGCCGGTGCCCGGTGCCCGGTTCGCCGAGCTGCCGGTCGCCGCGATCGTTCCGAACCCGAAGCAGCCCCGCCAGGTCTTTGACGACGAGGCGCTCGAGGAGCTGAAGGTCTCGATCGAGCAGGTCGGGTTCCTGCAGCCGATCGTCGTACGCCAGCTGGACGACGGCGAGCAGTACGAGCTGGTGATGGGGGAACGCCGCTGGCGTGCCGCGCAGGCGATCGGCCGGGAGTCCATCCCCGCGATCGTTCGGGACACCAGGAACGACGCGATGCTCCGGGACGCGCTGCTGGAGAACATCCACCGGGCCAACCTCAACCCGCTTGAGGAGGCGGCCGCGTACCAGCAGTTGCTCGACGAGTTCGGGGCGACCCATGAAGAACTCGCCAAGCGCATCGGCCGGAGCCGGCCGCAGATCTCCAACACGATCCGGCTGTTGAATCTGCCGGCTCAGGTGCAGCGCAGGGTGGCCGCCGGCGTGCTGTCGGCCGGTCACGCCCGGGCGCTGCTGAGCCTCGACGATTCCGACGCCCAGGACGCCCTGGCGCTGCGCATCGTCGCCGAAGGGCTCTCGGTCCGGGCCACCGAGGAACTGGTGGCGCTCGCCGGGAGCGAGGACCCGGCGAAGCGTACGGCCAGTCCGCAGCGACGCCCGAAGGCCCACGCCCCGGCCCTCACCGATCTCGCCGATCGTCTGTCTGACCGATTCGACACCCGGGTCAAGGTCGACATCGGGCGAAGCAAGGGCAAGATCACGATCGAGTTCGCCACGGTCGACGACCTGGAGCGGATCGTCGGGATCATCGGTGTGGGGAACGGGGACGACGCCGCAGGCGCCGTCGACTGA